A single Ziziphus jujuba cultivar Dongzao chromosome 11, ASM3175591v1 DNA region contains:
- the LOC107432498 gene encoding peptide-N4-(N-acetyl-beta-glucosaminyl)asparagine amidase A, with the protein MASFPFSPLFPSLFLLLLLHQPLFSTANLHKLNLLRPQILTEQTPIEVTPPTVFFEVTKPIELPNTKPCSHLILQHDFGYTYGQSPVLVNYTPPSHCPSRKFSRIVLEWKATCKGRQFDRIFGVWLGGIELLRSCTAEPRATGIVWSVEKDITRYYSLLLKNQTLAVYLGNLVDRTYTGVYHVNISLHFYPADEHFDNDLHNRHDLVSGYDSWADLVLPISRKLPLKAGLWFEIENSTDTALREFIIPKNVYRAVLEVYVSFHENDEFWYSNLPNEYIASNNLSDTPGNGPFREVVVGLDDEVVGAIWPFTVIYTGGINPLLWRPITGIGSFDLPSYDIDITPFLGKILDGKFHNIGFRVTNALNVWYIDANLHLWLDKMSAKTEGKLSKHISLPLAVSMEYKFNGLDGTFLTSVGRSVLSTGWVKSSYGNITTHSVQDLYYSNLIVLGNDGDMQTVNQTIYFNDSVHAETPSSYVYSLTSNKTFSLYLYSNDLDQGNGTYLSVANVTLGFDEKSSKDAGLGLSKSSLTNLQNGQGYMVVKDHLVSSGVGSTQEVYSYVGSESCYFRNISCSNYTILYDEVGYACQEKKQSHLGSGLNKWWPFPARKALLTSDLLVNNKGV; encoded by the coding sequence ATGGCTTCCTTTCCATTCTCTCCCCTTTTCCCTTcactcttcctcctcctcctcctccatcaACCTCTATTTTCCACTGCAAATCTACACAAACTCAACCTCCTCAGACCACAGATTCTCACCGAGCAAACACCTATTGAGGTCACCCCACCTACTGTCTTCTTCGAAGTAACCAAACCTATTGAGCTTCCAAACACCAAACCCTGTTCCCATCTCATTCTCCAGCATGACTTTGGCTACACATATGGCCAATCACCGGTCTTAGTAAACTATACCCCTCCTTCACATTGCCCATCGCGGAAATTCTCCAGGATCGTCCTCGAGTGGAAAGCAACTTGTAAAGGAAGGCAATTTGATCGCATTTTTGGAGTTTGGCTTGGTGGAATTGAGCTCCTCCGTAGCTGTACTGCAGAGCCAAGAGCCACTGGGATTGTTTGGAGTGTTGAGAAGGACATTACGAGGTATTATTCCTTGCTTTTGAAGAATCAAACACTAGCTGTTTATCTTGGCAATCTTGTGGATAGAACTTATACTGGGGTCTACCATGTTAATATATCGCTACATTTTTATCCTGCTGATGAACATTTCGATAATGATTTGCATAACCGGCATGATTTGGTATCTGGGTACGATTCCTGGGCCGATTTGGTACTGCCCATTTCTCGAAAACTGCCTTTGAAAGCTGGGTTGTGGTTTGAAATTGAGAATTCAACGGATACAGCTTTAAGGGAATTTATAATTCCCAAAAATGTTTACAGGGCTGTTTTGGAGGTCTATGTTTCATTTCATGAAAATGATGAATTTTGGTATTCTAATCTTCCAAATGAGTATATTGCTTCAAACAACCTAAGTGATACGCCCGGAAATGGGCCTTTTAGGGAAGTTGTAGTTGGTCTTGATGATGAAGTTGTTGGTGCTATATGGCCTTTTACTGTGATCTATACTGGAGGAATCAATCCCCTCTTATGGAGACCGATTACGGGCATTGGGTCGTTCGATCTTCCTTCTTATGACATAGATATTACACCTTTTCTTGGAAAAATTTTAGATGGAAAGTTCCACAACATTGGTTTTAGGGTCACTAACGCCTTGAATGTTTGGTATATTGATGCTAACCTGCATCTTTGGTTGGATAAAATGTCTGCGAAAACTGAAGGAAAGCTTTCTAAGCATATTAGCTTGCCTCTTGCTGTTTCGATGGAATATAAGTTTAATGGTTTGGATGGGACATTTTTGACGAGTGTAGGACGGTCTGTGTTGTCAACTGGATGGGTTAAATCCTCCTATGGCAATATCACGACTCATTCTGTGCAAGACCTTTATTACAGTAATTTAATAGTATTGGGGAATGATGGGGATATGCAGACGGTGAATCAGACTATCTATTTCAATGACTCTGTTCATGCCGAGACACCATCATCATATGTTTACTCGTTGAcatcaaacaaaacattttctCTTTACTTGTATTCTAACGATCTGGATCAGGGAAATGGGACTTATTTATCTGTTGCAAACGTTACTTTAGGATTTGATGAGAAGTCATCCAAGGATGCTGGTTTAGGACTTTCAAAGTCCTCTTTGACAAATCTGCAGAATGGTCAGGGTTATATGGTTGTTAAGGACCATCTGGTATCTAGCGGGGTTGGGAGCACACAAGAAGTGTACTCATATGTTGGATCCGAATCCTGTTACTTCAGAAATATAAGCTGCTCAAACTATACCATTCTTTATGATGAAGTTGGATATGCATGCCAGGAAAAGAAACAATCTCATCTGGGTTCCGGGTTAAATAAATGGTGGCCATTTCCTGCGCGAAAGGCTCTTCTAACGTCTGACTTGCTAGTTAACAATAAAGGAGTTTAG
- the LOC107432520 gene encoding peptide-N4-(N-acetyl-beta-glucosaminyl)asparagine amidase A: MASCQLALLFLSLFLFHQPLFCTANLHKINLLRPEIQTQQTLLNDTPPTVFFEVTKPIEIPKTSPCSHLILHHDFGYTYGKPPVLANYSPPSECPFQKFSKIVLEWKATCKGRQFDRIFGVWLGGVELLRSCTAEPTATGIVWTVEKDITKYYSLLLKNQTLAVYIGNLLDSTYTGIYHVDVTFHFYPANDYLNDFVQNGYDLASGYNFWADLILPISRNLPLKDGLWFEIENSTDSALKEFKIPKNVYRAVLEVYVSFHENDESWYSNLPNEYIVANNITDFPGNGPFREVVVSVDDEIVGAVWPFTVIFTGGVNPLLWRPITSIGSFNLPSYDIEITPLLGKILDGKIHTISFSVTNGLNVWLVDANLHLWLDRTCAKTEGRLYEHTSSPLDVSLVSNFNGPNGTSSTIVSRSVMSIGWVKSSYGNITTKSVQDLYYSNSMVLGSRGDMQIVKQIIHFNDTVHASMPSSSYAYLSKSKKTFSLYLDSNISSLGNGTSFYVANLTMGFKEKKYKDHGFGILKSSLENLQNGQGYMVVKKNLVVSGLGSTQQKYKYDGEKDCYFRNISSSNYTILYDKVRTACQKQTLLV, translated from the coding sequence ATGGCTTCTTGCCAATTAGCTCTTCTCTTCctttctctcttcctttttcaCCAACCTCTGTTTTGCACAGCAAATCTCCACAAAATCAACCTTCTCAGGCCAGAAATTCAAACCCAACAAACACTTCTCAATGACACCCCACCTACTGTCTTCTTTGAAGTGACCAAACCCATCGAAATACCAAAAACCAGTCCTTGTTCCCACCTCATCCTTCACCATGACTTTGGCTACACTTATGGCAAACCACCAGTTCTTGCAAACTATTCCCCTCCTTCAGAATGCCCATTTCAGAAATTCtccaagattgtccttgaatgGAAAGCAACCTGCAAAGGAAGGCAATTTGATCGCATTTTCGGAGTTTGGCTTGGTGGTGTCGAGCTTCTTCGTAGCTGCACGGCAGAGCCAACAGCTACTGGGATTGTTTGGACTGTTGAGAAGGACATTACAAAGTATTATTCGTTGCTTTTGAAGAATCAAACTCTGGCTGTTTATATTGGCAATCTTTTGGATAGTACTTACACTGGTATATACCATGTTGATGTAACATTTCATTTTTATCCTGCTAATGACTATTTAAACGATTTTGTGCAAAATGGGTATGATTTGGCATCTGGGTACAATTTCTGGGCTGATTTGATACTGCCCATTTCTAGAAATCTGCCTTTAAAAGATGGATTGTGGTTTGAAATTGAGAATTCCACGGATTCCGCATTGAAGGAATTCAAAATCCCTAAAAATGTTTATAGGGCTGTGCTAGAGGTCTATGTTTCTTTTCATGAAAATGATGAATCTTGGTACTCAAATCTTCCAAATGAGTACATTGTTGCAAACAACATTACTGATTTTCCAGGAAATGGGCCTTTTAGGGAGGTCGTAGTCAGTGTTGATGATGAAATTGTTGGTGCTGTATGGCCTTTTACTGTGATTTTTACTGGAGGAGTCAATCCTCTCCTATGGAGACCAATTACTAGCATTGGCTCATTCAATCTCCCTTCTTATGACATTGAAATCACACCTCTATTAGGGAAAATCTTAGATGGGAAAATCCATACTATCAGTTTTAGTGTTACAAATGGTTTGAATGTTTGGTTGGTTGATGCTAATTTGCATCTTTGGTTGGATAGAACATGTGCAAAAACCGAAGGAAGGCTCTATGAACATACTAGCTCCCCTCTTGATGTTTCACTGGTATCTAATTTCAATGGCCCAAATGGAACATCTTCGACAATCGTAAGCCGGTCTGTGATGTCAATTGGGTGGGTTAAGTCCTCCTATGGGAATATCACTACTAAATCTGTTCAAGATTTATATTACAGTAATTCAATGGTGTTAGGAAGCAGAGGAGATATGCAGATAGTGAAGCAGATAATCCATTTcaatgacactgttcatgccagtATGCCATCATCATCTTATGCCTACCTGTCGAAATCGAAGAAAACATTTTCTCTCTACTTGGATTCTAACATCTCAAGTCTAGGAAATGGTACTTCTTTCTATGTTGCAAACCTTACTATGGGGTTTAAGGAGAAGAAGTACAAGGATCATGGTTTTGGAATCTTGAAAAGCTCTTTGGAAAATCTGCAGAACGGCCAGGGATATATGGTTGTTAAGAAAAACTTGGTAGTGAGTGGACTGGGGAGTACacaacagaaatacaaataTGATGGAGAAAAAGACTGTTATTTCAGAAATATAAGCAGCTCAAACTATACCATTCTTTATGATAAAGTGAGAACTGCATGCCAGAAACAGACACTTCTGGTCTAA
- the LOC107432541 gene encoding uncharacterized protein LOC107432541 yields MDPYDEQRLRAEVIYLHYLWHQGPPTNSNTNTNTATSTNTYANAHTFTNTTNGKRVRGQWSERPKKKPLNSDPQPDSSTTTTTQSQWPCPTPIQDSAPGTSSGWPAMKPISVPSTRPMSAEEQARHSQFQLQYTALDTCREFFSRNDDDSDIDDDEDEDEWSREGDEYWLDDDDDDGDGDDGEKENFDFFLRLFVENNELRTYYEENSEGGEFVCLVCSGLEKKNSKKKIIKGCHGLLQHSITISKTGKKRAHRTFGKVICKVMGWDIDRLPMIVAKDEPLGRSLAKAVEIQDEAEANAGKIGDDSGGVADNAVTLNVKDSETAEEVECDGQQNGGEKLLTCEVSNKSLVSTSEWLCEKPNEDSPSAVLEWPTLTPHSASATSSVLAEDQSRFAAIRLQQKALKTCQDFLASNSESDSDEFESQEEDDYNLKGEDASEDCDELKFFLRVFTEDHNLRSFYENNYESGEFYCLVCAGIRKKIWKRFTGCVALVQHSTAISKTKKKLAHRAYGQIICKVLGWDINRVSTSMLEGKSLGPSLAKSDNLQGEFKEKSDTCKDCLQSSENNLTGGNHD; encoded by the exons ATGGATCCCTACGACGAGCAGAGACTCAGAGCCGAAGTGATCTACCTCCATTATCTTTGGCATCAAGGACCACCCACAAACTCAAACACAAACACGAACACAGCCACTAGCACAAACACATACGCAAACGCACACACTTTCACAAACACCACCAACGGGAAGAGGGTCAGAGGTCAGTGGAGCGAGAGACCCAAGAAAAAGCCATTGAATTCCGACCCACAACCCGATTCCTCCACTACCACCACCACCCAATCCCAATGGCCGTGTCCGACTCCTATCCAAGACAGCGCACCGGGAACCTCATCTGGGTGGCCGGCAATGAAGCCCATTTCGGTTCCCTCCACCCGCCCCATGTCAGCCGAAGAGCAAGCGAGGCATTCCCAGTTTCAATTGCAGTACACGGCTTTGGATACTTGCCGGGAATTCTTCTCCCGGAACGACGACGATTCAGacattgatgatgatgaagatgaagatgaatggAGCAGAGAAGGGGATGAATATTggcttgatgatgatgatgatgatggtgatggtgatgatggtgaaaaagaaaattttgatttctttctGAGATTGTTTGTGGAGAACAATGAGCTGAGGACTTATTATGAGGAGAATTCTGAGGGTGGTGAGTTTGTTTGCTTAGTTTGTAGTGGGCTAGAGAAGAAGAATTCTAAGAAGAAGATCATTAAGGGTTGCCATGGGCTTCTTCAGCATTCTATTACTATATCCAAGACAGGAAAAAAAAGGGCTCATAGAACTTTTGGAAAGGTTATTTGTAAGGTTATGGGTTGGGATATTGATCGGCTTCCAATGATTGTTGCAAAGGATGAACCTCTAGGTCGCAGTTTGGCCAAGGCAGTGGAGATACAA GATGAAGCAGAGGCAAATGCTGGTAAAATTGGAGATGATTCTGGTGGTGTTGCTGACAATGCAGTAACTTTGAATGTTAAGGATAGTGAAACAGCTGAGGAAGTTGAATGTGATGGTCAACAGAATGGTGGTGAGAAATTATTGACTTGTGAG GTATCTAACAAATCTCTAGTCTCTACTTCTGAATGGCTGTGTGAAAAGCCCAATGAGGATTCCCCGTCAGCAGTGTTAGAATGGCCTACTTTGACGCCTCATTCAGCTTCTGCAACAAGTTCAGTATTAGCTGAAGATCAGTCAAGGTTTGCTGCCATACGGTTGCAGCAGAAGGCCTTGAAAACTTGTCAAGATTTCTTGGCAAGTAATTCTGAGTCGGACAGTGATGAATTTGAGAGTCAAGAGGAGGACGATTACAATTTAAAGGGTGAAGATGCATCGGAGGATTGCGATGAGTTGAAGTTCTTTTTGAGGGTATTTACGGAAGATCACAACTTGAGGAGTTTTTATGAGAACAATTATGAAAGTGGGGAGTTTTATTGTCTAGTTTGTGCTGGGATAAGGAAGAAAATCTGGAAGAGGTTCACAGGTTGTGTTGCTCTTGTGCAGCATTCAACTGCAATATCAAAGACAAAAAAGAAGCTAGCTCATAGGGCTTACGGACAGATTATTTGTAAGGTACTTGGTTGGGATATTAATCGGGTTTCAACATCCATGTTGGAAGGAAAGTCTCTTGGTCCATCTTTGGCTAAGTCAGACAACTTGCAG GGTGAATTTAAGGAAAAGTCAGACACTTGTAAAGATTGTTTACAATCTTCAGAAAACAATTTGACTGGTGGTAATCATGACTAA
- the LOC107432506 gene encoding protein LIGHT-DEPENDENT SHORT HYPOCOTYLS 10: MNNKGKDIAEGSSSTSRLLSSPPDHHHHQYQHQQPPPTPPLSRYESQKRRDWNTFGQYLRNQRPPVALTQCNSNHVLDFLRYLDLFGKTKVHLQGCGYFGQPEPPGPCTCPLRQAWGSLDALIGRLRAAYEENGGLPETNPFASGAIRVYLREVRDSQAKARGIPYKKKKKKRNNPILKTNNDEISNSSMH, encoded by the coding sequence atgaacAACAAAGGAAAAGATATAGCAGAAGGATCATCATCCACATCCAGATTGTTATCTTCTCCtcctgatcatcatcatcatcagtatCAGCATCAGCAGCCTCCTCCAACTCCTCCGCTCAGCCGATACGAGTCGCAGAAGCGGCGGGATTGGAACACTTTTGGGCAGTATTTGAGGAATCAGAGACCTCCGGTTGCTCTTACACAGTGCAACTCCAACCATGTCCTCGATTTCCTTCGCTATCTAGATCTGTTCGGAAAGACTAAGGTGCACTTACAAGGTTGTGGGTATTTTGGACAGCCTGAGCCTCCTGGCCCTTGTACTTGCCCTCTCAGACAAGCTTGGGGCAGCCTCGATGCTCTCATCGGCCGCCTCCGAGCCGCTTACGAAGAGAACGGCGGCTTGCCCGAGACAAACCCTTTTGCCAGTGGAGCTATTCGAGTTTATTTGCGTGAGGTGAGGGATTCTCAAGCTAAGGCTAGAGGAATTCcttacaagaagaagaagaagaagagaaataaTCCAATATTGAAGACCAATAATGATGAAATTTCCAACTCTTCCATGCATTAG